A genomic segment from Triticum dicoccoides isolate Atlit2015 ecotype Zavitan chromosome 1A, WEW_v2.0, whole genome shotgun sequence encodes:
- the LOC119367373 gene encoding protein disulfide isomerase-like 2-1: MATPQIYRKTLLPVLLLLAAAALYPAAADGDEVLALTESTFEKEVGQDRGALVEFYAPWCGHCKKLAPEYEKLAASFKKAKSVLIAKVDCDEHKSVCSKYGVSGYPTIQWFPKGSLEPKKYEGQRTAEALTEYVNSEAATNVKIAAVPSSVVVLTEETFDSVVLDETKDVLVEFYAPWCGHCKSLAPIYEKVASVFKQDEGVVIANLDADKYTSLAEKYGVSGFPTLKFFPKGNKAGEEYESGRELDDFVKFINEKSGTSRDSKGQLTSEAGLVASLDALVKEFHSAADDKRKEILSKIEEEAAKLSGPAVKHGKIYVNVAKKILQKGSDYTKKETERLHRLLEKSISPSKADEFAIKKNILSAFSS, from the exons ATGGCGACCCCTCAGATCTACCGCAAAAccctcctccccgtcctcctcctgcTCGCCGCCGCGGCGCTCTACCCAGCCGCCGCCGACGGCGACGAGGTGCTCGCCCTCACGGAGTCCACCTTCGAGAAGGAGGTCGGCCAGGATCGTGGCGCGCTCGTCGAGTTCTACGCTCCCTG GTGtggccactgcaagaagcttgCTCCAGAATATGAGAAGCTTGCTGCAAGTTTTAAAAAGGCTAAATCAGTCTTGATTGCCAAG GTTGACTGCGATGAGCACAAGAGTGTGTGCAGCAAGTATGGAGTTTCTGGCTACCCCACAATCCAGTGGTTTCCCAAAGGTTCCTTGGAGCCCAAGAA GTATGAGGGTCAACGCACTGCTGAAGCCCTTACAGAATATGTTAACTCTGAAGCAG CAACCAATGTGAAGATAGCAGCAGTTCCTTCAAGTGTTGTGGTTCTGACCGAGGAAACCTTTGACTCAGTTGTCCTTGATGAAACCAAAGATGTCCTTGTTGAGTTCTATGCCCCATG gtgtggtCACTGCAAGAGTCTTGCTCCG ATATATGAGAAGGTGGCCTCTGTTTTCAAGCAAGATGAGGGTGTCGTGATTGCTAATCTTGATGCTGACAAATACACAAGCTTGGCTGAGAA GTATGGAGTTTCTGGTTTTCCCACATTGAAGTTCTTCCCGAAGGGTAACAAAGCTGGTGAAGAGTATGAGAGCGGTCGGGAGTTGGATGACTTTGTTAAGTTCATTAATGAGAAAAGTGGAACTAGCCGTGATTCGAAGGGTCAGCTTACTTCAGAG GCTGGGCTTGTGGCAAGTTTGGATGCTCTTGTCAAGGAATTCCACAGTGCTGCTGATGACAAGCGGAAGGAAATCCTCTCTAAAATTGAAGAGGAGGCTGCGAAGCTCAGTGGTCCTGCTGTCAA GCACGGAAAGATCTATGTGAATGTTGCAAAGAAGATATTGCAGAAGGGCTCTGACTATACCAAGAAGGAAACTGAGAGGCTTCATCGCTTGTTGGAGAAG TCGATCAGTCCTTCCAAAGCCGATGAATTCGCCATCAAGAAGAACATTCTTTCAGCCTTCTCCTCTTAG